A genomic window from Rutidosis leptorrhynchoides isolate AG116_Rl617_1_P2 unplaced genomic scaffold, CSIRO_AGI_Rlap_v1 contig216, whole genome shotgun sequence includes:
- the LOC139881986 gene encoding uncharacterized protein has product MLLTTLHIPSVDETDLIDWQSASWKFPLLRQLFPSQIVGAIQSTPIADLMRPDQHLWSPSQEATLGDVSFQHWNNVWALKLPPYVKHFSWKLCKGLIGSKENLIRRGRILPSHCEICYDSEENLLHLFKSCYWSISMFGLLGAVFDLACACVGQSVDDMKCWMLDLNCIDQVAMIQSPIVLDPLPDKWAPPGEAYFKINFDRAFTYGSTSNRFGFIVRDYRGNIIHAEAGSIGAAEDAFNAETVAAWRALSWASIMQVQHIVLKGDCSLLIQEYK; this is encoded by the exons ATGCTCCTCACCACTTTACACATTCCATCCGTGGACGAAACAGATCTTATTGATTGGCAGTCAGCTAGCTGGAAGTTTCCTTTACTCCGTCAACTCTTTCCAAGTCAGATTGTAGGGGCCATACAAAGCACACCTATTGCTGACTTGATGAGACCTGATCAGCATTTGTGGAGTCCCTCTCAG GAAGCTACCCTTGGAGATGTATCTTTCCAACACTGGAATAATGTATGGGCTCTCAAGCTCCCTCCTTATGTGAAACATTTTTCTTGGAAGCTTTGTAAAGGGTTAATTGGCTCTAAGGAAAATTTGATTCGTCGTGGTAGAATACTTCCTTCGCATTGTGAAATTTGTTATGATTCTGAGGAAAATTTGCTGCATTTATTCAAATCTTGCTACTGGTCGATTTCTATGTTTGGATTGCTTGG AGCTGTTTTTGACTTGGCATGTGCTTGTGTGGGTCAAAGTGTGGATGATATGAAATGCTGGATGCTTGACCTTAATTGTATCGATCAGGTTGCGATGATTCAAAGCCCGATTGTTTTGGATCCTCTCCCTGATAAATGGGCTCCTCCCGGTGAAGCTTACTTTAAAATTAATTTTGATAGGGCTTTCACTTATGGATCCACAAGCAATAGATTTGGTTTTATTGTGCGGGACTATCGAGGAAACATTATTCACGCCGAAGCAGGGTCTATAGGTGCTGCTGAGGACGCTTTTAATGCCGAGACAGTAGCAGCTTGGAGGGCGCTCTCTTGGGCTAGTATTATGCAAGTCCAGCACATTGTGTTGAAAGGGGATTGTAGTCTTTTGATTCAGGAGTACAAATGA
- the LOC139881981 gene encoding LOW QUALITY PROTEIN: sulfate transporter 2.1-like (The sequence of the model RefSeq protein was modified relative to this genomic sequence to represent the inferred CDS: deleted 1 base in 1 codon) has protein sequence MASPAVVESSETQETVDVDKYSQAASRKWALDVPKPPGPWQEFLDYLREIVLPPGNTKPSHNKNPAGSKHRVVWILQRIFPILSWGRHYTLAKFKSDLLAGLTLASLCIPQSLGYATLAKLDPEYGLYTSIIPPLIYAVMGSSRHIAIGPVAVISLLLSSMVQKLEDPVANPVMYRKLVLTATFFAGIFQAAFGLFRSGFLVDFLSHAAIVGFMAGAAIVIGLQQLKGLLGITHFTNNTDIVSVMTAVWKSFHNPWNPRNCILGCSFLSFILITRFLGKRNRKLFWLPAIAPLISVIASTLLVYLTRADEHGVNIVKHIKGGINPSSVHQLQLTNPHLGEIAKIGLIVAIVALTEAIAVGRSFASAKGYHLDGNKEMVSMGFMNIIGSFTSCYVATGSFSRSAVNFSAGCETAVSNIVMAITVFVSLECLTRLLYYTPIAILASIILSALPGLIDIHEAYNIWKVDKLDFIACMGAFFGVLFASVEIGLLVAVTISFVKIILIAIRPGAEILGNLPGTEVFCDTHQYPMAVKIPQVLIIRVKSALLCFANCNFVKERIMRWVHEEDEVAEGKVNRNIHYVLVDMSNLMNIDTSGIASLEELRKSLASNEVELAIASPRWTVIEKLRLSNFVNNIGGRVYLTVGEAADSCLASISKLSMPHNQV, from the exons ATGGCTTCTCCGGCTGTGGTCGAGTCCTCAGAAACTCAAGAGACAGTCGATGTCGACAAATATAGCCAGGCTGCGAGCCGCAAGTGGGCCCTTGATGTCCCCAAGCCTCCAGGTCCATGGCAGGAGTTCCTGGATTACTTAAGAGAGATTGTTTTGCCTCCTGGAAACACAAAACCATCTCATAACAAGAATCCTGCAGGATCCAAACATCGCGTAGTTTGGATCCTGCAAAGGATATTTCCTATTCTTTCCTGGGGTCGACACTACACTCTAGCAAAATTCAAGAGTGATTTATTGGCTGGCCTTACCCTTGCAAGTCTGTGTATTCCCCAG AGTTTAGGGTATGCAACTCTGGCAAAGCTTGACCCTGAGTATGGATTAT ATACAAGCATTATCCCGCCACTGATTTATGCTGTAATGGGAAGTTCAAGACACATAGCAATCGGTCCGGTTGCCGTCATTTCTCTGCTTCTATCCTCAATGGTACAGAAATTAGAGGATCCTGTCGCCAATCCTGTTATGTACAGGAAGCTGGTGCTCACTGCAACTTTCTTTGCAGGAATCTTCCAAGCTGCTTTCGGACTCTTCAG GTCAGGCTTCCTTGTGGATTTCCTTTCACATGCAGCAATTGTCGGATTCATGGCCGGCGCAGCCATTGTTATTGGTCTCCAACAACTCAAAGGACTGCTTGGTATAACTCACTTCACCAACAACACTGATATTGTTTCCGTTATGACAGCTGTGTGGAAATCATTTCATAATCCT TGGAATCCTCGTAATTGTATCCTAGGCTGCTCGTTTCTGAGTTTCATCCTCATCACAAGATTCCTG GGTAAAAGGAACAGGAAGCTATTCTGGTTGCCGGCAATCGCTCCGTTGATTTCCGTTATTGCGTCAACTCTTTTAGTCTATCTGACCAGAGCTGATGAACATGGAGTCAACATAGTCAAACACATCAAAGGCGGCATAAATCCAAGCTCAGTCCATCAATTACAGCTCACCAATCCACATCTTGGAGAAATTGCTAAAATCGGATTAATCGTCGCCATTGTTGCTCTCACT GAAGCTATCGCTGTCGGCCGATCTTTTGCATCAGCCAAAGGATACCACCTAGACGGAAACAAGGAAATGGTTTCCATGGGATTTATGAACATAATTGGATCTTTCACATCTTGCTATGTTGCAACTG GTTCATTTTCACGCTCTGCGGTGAATTTCAGCGCTGGTTGTGAAACGGCGGTGTCGAATATAGTAATGGCAATTACAGTGTTTGTATCATTGGAATGTTTAACGAGACTATTGTACTACACGCCAATCGCAATCCTAGCCTCTATTATTCTATCGGCACTTCCAGGATTAATTGACATTCATGAAGCCTACAATATTTGGAAAGTTGATAAGCTTGATTTCATTGCTTGCATGGGAGCCTTCTTCGGCGTCCTGTTT GCTTCTGTAGAAATCGGTCTTCTTGTAGCG GTGACAATATCATTTGTGAAAATTATTTTGATCGCGATTAGACCAGGAGCAGAAATACTTGGAAACCTTCCAGGAACTGAAGTGTTCTGTGACACCCATCAATATCCTATGGCTGTCAAAATTCCTCAAGTCCTCATCATCCGAGTCAAGTCTGCCTTACTTTGCTTTGCGAATTGCAATTTCGTTAAAGAAAG gatAATGAGATGGGTACATGAGGAAGATGAGGTAGCTGAAGGAAAAGTCAACAGGAACATTCATTATGTTTTAGTGGACATGTCAA ATTTGATGAATATCGACACATCAGGAATTGCTTCTCTGGAGGAGTTGAGAAAGAGTCTTGCCTCAAATGAAGTGGAG TTAGCAATTGCAAGTCCGAGATGGACAGTGATTGAAAAGCTAAGGCTATCAAACTTTGTGAACAATATTGGTGGAAGAGTGTACTTAACAGTTGGTGAGGCTGCAGATTCTTGTCTCGCCTCCATCTCCAAACTCTCTATGCCTCACAATCAAGTTTAA
- the LOC139881982 gene encoding serine/threonine-protein phosphatase 7 long form homolog, protein MGFRLVFDIGYMEYDHHLLTALAERWRPETHSFHLFIGEATITLQDVEVLMGLRLDDLPVTGSEWYPSDIDGCVKRLLGCRPRRYRKAALRLACLREHLKDHRERIDILEEEALQRTRCHVAFLLTGFFFPDKSQNKIDLFVLRLLEDPETCGCLS, encoded by the coding sequence ATGGGGTTTAGATTGGTTTTCGATATAGGGTATATGGAGTATGACCATCATCTGCTGACGGCGTTGGCCGAACGATGGAGGCCCGAGACTCACAGTTTCCATCTATTCATAGGCGAGGCCACCATCACGCTGCAAGATGTTGAGGTATTGATGGGACTACGTCTTGACGATTTGCCCGTTACGGGTAGCGAGTGGTATCCCTCCGACATCGACGGGTGTGTCAAGAGGTTGTTGGGCTGTCGTCCAAGGAGGTATAGGAAGGCCGCTCTTCGGCTCGCTTGCCTTAGGGAACACTTGAAGGATCATCGTGAACGTATAGATATTTTAGAGGAGGAGGCGCTACAGAGGACGCGATGTCACGTCGCCTTCTTACTTACTGGTTTCTTCTTCCCGGATAAGAGTCAGAACAAAATCGATCTTTTTGTACTACGGCTCCTAGAAGACCCAGAGACTTGCGGTTGTTTGAGCTAG